The sequence CGGTCCAGCGGATGCTGGTCGATCTCTCGCCCCCCGCCGTCCGCGCCGCCTGGGACGCCGTCGACGCCGCGGAGCTCGCGCTCATGGAGACCGACGACGAGCGCTCGCAGATGGCCTACGCCGACGCGCTGGCGCAGTGGGGGGATGCCGGTGGCTACGAGGCGGAGGTCACCTGGGACACGGTGACGGTGGCGGCGCTGGGTGTTCCGTACGAGCGGTGCAAGTACCGGGAGCTGTCCACGCTGTCCGGCGGTGAGCAGAAGCGGCTGGCGCTGGAGGCGCTGCTGCGGGGCCCGGACGAGGTGCTGCTCCTCGACGAGCCGGACAACTACCTCGACGTCCCCGGCAAGCGCTGGCTGGAGCAGCGGCTGCTCGAGACCCGCAAGACCGTGCTGTTCGTCAGCCACGACCGGGAGCTCCTGGCCCGCGTCGCCGACCGGGTGGTGACCGTCGAGGGCGGGACGGCATGGGTGCACGGCGGGGGATTCGCCAGCTACCACGAGGCCCGGACGGCGCGGCACGAGCGGCTGGCCGAGCTGCGCCGGCGCTGGGACGAGGAGCACCAGCGGCTGGTCGACCTCGTGCGCACGCTCCAGCAGCAGGCCGCCAACTCGCCGGACATGGCCAATCGCTACCACGCCATGCAGACCCGGCTGGCCAAGTTCGAGGCCGCGGGCCCGCCACCGGAGCGCCCGCCGGAGCAGAAGGTCGCGATGCGGCTGCGCGGGGGCCGGACCGGGGTGCGCGCGGTCATGGCCGAGCAGCTGGAGCTCACCGGCCTGATGAAGTCGTTCGACCTGGAGGTCTGGTACGGCGACCGGGTGGGCGTCCTCGGGGCCAACGGCGCGGGGAAGTCGCACTTCCTGCGGCTGCTGGCCGGTCAGGCGGTGGCGCACACCGGGGGGTGGCGGCTGGGCGCCCGGGTCGTCCCCGGGTTCTTCGCGCAGACGCACGCCCATCCCGAGTGGCAGGACCGGACGCCGGTCGACCTGCTGTGGCACGGGGAGCCCGGCCGTCCCGGGGTGGACCGCGGGCCGGCGATGGCCACGCTGCGCCGGTACGGGCTCACCGACTCCGCCGACCAGCCCTTCCGCACGCTGTCGGGTGGGCAGCAGGCGCGGTTCCAGATCCTGCTGCTGGAGCTGTCCGGTGCCACGCTGCTGCTGCTCGACGAGCCGACCGACAACTTGGACGTGCTGTCGGCGGAAGCGCTGGAGGAGGCGCTGGCGGCCTTCGACGGAACGGTTGTCGCCGTCACCCACGACCGCTGGTTCGCGCGCTCTTTCGACCGGTTCCTCGTCTTCGGTGCCGACGGCCGGGTGTACGAGTCCGCCGAGCCGGTGTTCGACGAGACCCGGGTCGTCCGCGCCCGCTGACATCTCGGCGTCCGCACGGGCGGAGGGCGCGTGCGGACGGGGAGGACCGGTCGTGCATGATGGGACTGATAATCATTACCGCTCCCGCATGGAGACCATGATGCGCCGCCGCCCCCGCCCCGCTGCCCTGGCCCTGGCTGGGGCCGCCACCCTCGCCCTCGCCGCCTGCGGGAACGCCGACGCGGGTGGGCCGAGCACCAGCGCCGGCGACACCGACGCCTGCCCGGGTGAGGTCGTCGACGTCGTCGTCTCGGTCGGGCAGTGGGGCGACGTGGTCGAGGCCCTGGGTGGTGACTGCGCGTCCGTGACCACCGTCATCAGCTCGACCGCCGTCGACCCCCACGACTTCGAGCCCACCACCGGCGACATCGCCGCCTTCCAGGAGGCCGAGCTGGTCGTCCTCAACGGCGCCGGCTACGACCACTGGGCGGAGGATGCCGCGACCGGCGTCGACCCCGCGCCCGCCGTGCTCGACCTGGCCGACGTCGTGGGTGTGGAGACGGGCGAGCACGCCGACGAGGAGCACGGGCACGGCGAGGTCAACCCGCACATCTGGTACTCCCCGGAGTACGTGCAGCAGGCCGCCGAGGCGCTCACCGCCGAGCTGAGCGAGCTCTCACCGGACGCCGCGGACCACTTCGCCGAGCGCGCGGCCGCCTGGGAGGAGGAGCTGACGCCCTACCTGACCGAGGTCGAGTCGCTCCAGGCCGGCGCCGACGGGCGCACGTTCGCGGCGACCGAGTCGGTGTTCGAGTACATGGCCGAGGCGATCGGGCTGACCGACGTGACCCCGGAGGGCTACCGGGAGTCCGCCAGCAACGAGGCCGAGCCGGCGCCGGGCGACCTCGCCGCCTTCCAGGCCGCGCTCGAGGCCGGAGAGGCCGACGTGCTGGTCTACAACACCCAGACCGAGGGCGGGGTGCCCGAGCAGCTCCGGGCGGCCGCCGAGTCCGCCGGCGTGCCCGTCGTCGAGGTCGCCGAGTCCGCGCCCGACGACGCCGGCTCGTTCGTCGACTGGCAGGTCGCCCAGCTGCGCGCGCTCTCGGCCGCGCTGCAGGGCTGACCGCGACACCGGACGCGCGCGACGGCGGACCGCCGACGATCGCCCGTCGGAGGACCGTGGCCGGCGTCCGGCGGGGCAGCCCCCGGAGGTCAGCCGGAGACGCGGCAGTCGCCGCAGGTGCCGAAGATCTCCAGCGTGTGGCTGACGTCGGCGAAACCGTGCTCGCCGGCCACTCCCTCGGCCCAGCGTTCGACCGTCGGGCCGGCCACCTCGACGGTCCGCCCGCAGGTGCGGCAGACGAGGTGGTGGTGGTGCTGCGGGCTGCAGCGGCGGTACAGCGCCTCACCGGAGTCGGTGCGGATCGAGTCGAGCTCGCCGTCGTCGGCCAGTGACTGCACGGCCCGGTACACCGTCGACAGACCCACCTTGTCGCCGGCCGCGCGGAGGCGGGCGTGCACGTCCTGGGCGCTGTGAAAACCCTCCAGGTCGGCGAACAGCGTGCGGACAGCATCGCGCTGGGGGGTGGGGCGGGTCACGGGGCCCATCGTGACACGGTGCCGGCGGCCGGCCTGGTCGCCCGCCGGGTGGGCTCACCCGAAGGCGCGGCCCTCGCCCTGGCAGGTGAGCGGGCACG is a genomic window of Blastococcus sp. HT6-30 containing:
- a CDS encoding zinc ABC transporter substrate-binding protein, with amino-acid sequence METMMRRRPRPAALALAGAATLALAACGNADAGGPSTSAGDTDACPGEVVDVVVSVGQWGDVVEALGGDCASVTTVISSTAVDPHDFEPTTGDIAAFQEAELVVLNGAGYDHWAEDAATGVDPAPAVLDLADVVGVETGEHADEEHGHGEVNPHIWYSPEYVQQAAEALTAELSELSPDAADHFAERAAAWEEELTPYLTEVESLQAGADGRTFAATESVFEYMAEAIGLTDVTPEGYRESASNEAEPAPGDLAAFQAALEAGEADVLVYNTQTEGGVPEQLRAAAESAGVPVVEVAESAPDDAGSFVDWQVAQLRALSAALQG
- a CDS encoding Fur family transcriptional regulator is translated as MGPVTRPTPQRDAVRTLFADLEGFHSAQDVHARLRAAGDKVGLSTVYRAVQSLADDGELDSIRTDSGEALYRRCSPQHHHHLVCRTCGRTVEVAGPTVERWAEGVAGEHGFADVSHTLEIFGTCGDCRVSG
- a CDS encoding ATP-binding cassette domain-containing protein, which codes for MGYVDVSGVRYTLSDGRVLLDDVAFRVGEGARAALVGENGAGKTTLLRIISGDLSPEAGSLARTGGLGVMRQFIGSVRDDTTVQRMLVDLSPPAVRAAWDAVDAAELALMETDDERSQMAYADALAQWGDAGGYEAEVTWDTVTVAALGVPYERCKYRELSTLSGGEQKRLALEALLRGPDEVLLLDEPDNYLDVPGKRWLEQRLLETRKTVLFVSHDRELLARVADRVVTVEGGTAWVHGGGFASYHEARTARHERLAELRRRWDEEHQRLVDLVRTLQQQAANSPDMANRYHAMQTRLAKFEAAGPPPERPPEQKVAMRLRGGRTGVRAVMAEQLELTGLMKSFDLEVWYGDRVGVLGANGAGKSHFLRLLAGQAVAHTGGWRLGARVVPGFFAQTHAHPEWQDRTPVDLLWHGEPGRPGVDRGPAMATLRRYGLTDSADQPFRTLSGGQQARFQILLLELSGATLLLLDEPTDNLDVLSAEALEEALAAFDGTVVAVTHDRWFARSFDRFLVFGADGRVYESAEPVFDETRVVRAR